The following are encoded together in the Planococcus antarcticus DSM 14505 genome:
- a CDS encoding ABC transporter substrate-binding protein yields the protein MKEIIRATIAIVIVSAILLYTVNVLEKSSAIFGGGTISVYNWGEYIDPELIDQFEEETNISVVYETFDSNESMMTKIEQGGTTYDVAVPSEYAIEKMKENNLLQPIDHDLIPNLQNIDPYFLDLPFDPGNEYSVPYFWGTVGIAFNPTLLEGQTFESWDDLWDPTLQQEVILVDSAREVIGMGLNSLGYSLNSTDMDELREATDKLKTLGPNVKAIIGDEIVEMMRREEAAVALTWSGQAADMMWINEDIDYSVPEEGSNLWFDNMIIPKTADNVEGAHAFINFMLDPEVAAQNADYVGYSTPNEQAITLMDPEVTRDERFYPPEELRERLEVYENLGLEMLGTYNELFLEFKMDMEN from the coding sequence ATGAAAGAAATTATAAGAGCCACAATTGCTATTGTTATTGTATCGGCCATTCTGTTATATACCGTCAATGTGTTGGAAAAGAGTTCAGCAATATTTGGCGGTGGTACCATTTCCGTTTACAACTGGGGTGAGTATATTGATCCCGAACTAATCGACCAATTCGAAGAAGAAACCAATATCTCAGTGGTTTATGAAACATTCGATTCAAACGAATCAATGATGACCAAAATTGAGCAAGGCGGTACGACCTATGATGTGGCTGTGCCTTCTGAATATGCTATTGAAAAAATGAAAGAAAACAACTTGCTTCAGCCGATTGACCACGATTTGATTCCGAATCTGCAGAATATCGATCCTTATTTTCTTGATCTCCCTTTTGATCCAGGCAATGAATACTCGGTTCCTTATTTCTGGGGAACTGTCGGCATTGCATTCAATCCGACATTGCTAGAAGGTCAGACTTTTGAGAGCTGGGACGACTTGTGGGACCCAACGCTCCAGCAGGAAGTCATTCTTGTCGACAGTGCACGCGAAGTTATCGGCATGGGCTTGAACAGTCTTGGCTACTCTCTGAATTCGACCGATATGGACGAATTACGTGAAGCTACAGATAAGTTAAAAACTCTTGGTCCCAATGTCAAAGCCATCATCGGTGATGAAATCGTCGAAATGATGCGCCGTGAGGAAGCCGCTGTCGCTTTAACTTGGTCTGGACAAGCAGCTGACATGATGTGGATCAATGAAGACATTGACTACTCGGTTCCAGAAGAAGGTTCAAACTTATGGTTTGATAATATGATTATTCCAAAAACAGCTGACAATGTCGAAGGCGCTCATGCTTTCATTAACTTCATGCTCGATCCTGAAGTAGCTGCCCAAAACGCGGATTATGTCGGCTACTCTACACCGAATGAACAGGCAATAACCCTAATGGATCCCGAGGTTACAAGAGATGAACGTTTCTATCCACCGGAAGAACTGCGAGAACGCCTAGAAGTCTATGAAAACCTTGGACTCGAAATGCTTGGAACGTACAATGAGTTATTTCTGGAATTTAAAATGGATATGGAAAATTAA
- a CDS encoding ABC transporter permease — protein MKDNPSRPLYLVPYYIWIALFVIVPIALIFYFSFLDLTGAFTLENYQNFFSSVYLRMTLSSFWYAFLITLITIVIAYPTAYWLTKTKHKQLWLLLIIIPSWINLLLKAYAFIGIFGLYGPANKLLQTLGAGPWQILFTDFSFIFVSVYIFIPFMVLPIFNSLDKINPALVDASRDLGASSFTTFRRIVFPLAINGVKSGVQAVFIPALSLFVITRLIAGNKVITLGTAIEQQFLVTQNWGMGSTIAVFLILFMIIIMMLTGQKEKGGSYNGKTK, from the coding sequence ATGAAAGATAATCCGTCACGCCCGTTATACCTTGTTCCTTATTATATATGGATTGCCTTGTTTGTCATTGTTCCGATTGCGTTAATCTTCTATTTTTCCTTCTTGGATTTGACCGGTGCATTCACGCTGGAAAACTATCAAAACTTTTTTTCCTCTGTTTATCTGCGGATGACCTTAAGTTCTTTCTGGTATGCCTTCCTGATTACCTTGATCACCATTGTGATTGCTTATCCAACAGCTTATTGGCTGACTAAGACCAAGCATAAGCAGCTATGGCTGTTGCTGATCATCATTCCTTCATGGATCAACCTGTTGCTGAAAGCCTATGCCTTTATTGGGATTTTCGGATTATACGGACCTGCCAACAAACTTCTGCAGACGCTGGGTGCAGGACCGTGGCAAATTTTGTTTACTGATTTCAGCTTTATCTTTGTTTCTGTTTATATTTTTATTCCGTTCATGGTGCTGCCGATTTTCAATTCACTAGACAAAATTAATCCGGCATTGGTTGACGCTTCACGGGACTTGGGTGCATCGTCTTTCACCACCTTCAGACGTATCGTCTTTCCATTAGCCATTAACGGTGTGAAATCAGGTGTACAAGCGGTATTTATCCCTGCTCTGTCGCTTTTTGTCATCACCCGCCTGATTGCGGGAAACAAGGTCATCACACTTGGTACGGCTATTGAGCAGCAATTTCTGGTGACCCAGAATTGGGGCATGGGTTCAACCATTGCTGTGTTCTTGATCCTGTTTATGATCATCATCATGATGCTGACAGGTCAGAAAGAAAAAGGAGGCTCATATAATGGCAAAACTAAGTAA
- a CDS encoding potassium channel family protein — protein MKKEFVVIGLGRFGGSIVRELIEQDADVMAIDKDSERVDEYASIATQAVVADTTDEAVLKSLGIRNFEHVIVAIGENIQASILTTLMLKEIGVKKITVKAQNDYHAKVLNKIGADKVVHPERDMGIRIAHNILSNNVLDYLELSDEHSIIEIKVNQKLAGYTLIGLDIRARYGINIVAIKRGDDIIVSPQADMEIEQEDILIIIGSDADINRFEKKMMN, from the coding sequence ATGAAAAAGGAATTTGTAGTCATTGGACTTGGCCGTTTCGGCGGCAGCATAGTACGTGAATTGATTGAACAGGATGCGGATGTAATGGCAATCGACAAGGACTCTGAACGAGTAGATGAGTATGCTTCCATCGCAACACAGGCTGTTGTGGCGGACACGACAGACGAGGCAGTTTTAAAATCGCTGGGCATCCGGAATTTTGAGCATGTCATTGTCGCAATCGGTGAAAATATCCAAGCCAGTATTTTAACAACCCTGATGCTGAAGGAAATTGGCGTGAAGAAAATTACAGTAAAGGCGCAAAATGATTACCATGCTAAAGTATTGAACAAAATAGGTGCGGATAAAGTGGTCCATCCAGAACGTGATATGGGTATACGGATCGCCCATAACATTCTTTCCAATAACGTGCTGGATTATTTGGAGCTGTCCGATGAACATTCCATCATAGAAATTAAGGTAAATCAGAAGCTGGCTGGCTATACATTGATTGGTCTCGACATCCGGGCACGCTATGGCATTAACATCGTGGCGATAAAAAGGGGAGATGACATCATCGTTTCTCCACAGGCAGATATGGAAATTGAACAAGAGGATATCTTGATCATCATTGGTTCAGACGCAGACATCAATCGTTTCGAGAAGAAAATGATGAATTAA
- a CDS encoding ABC transporter permease, giving the protein MAKLSKLAKIYLVLVFAILYAPIFYLIFYSFNSGGTMSSFEGFTWEHYGAVFNDTRLLIILMNTVIIALLSSLISTAVGVLGAIGIVFLRNRKTRKTVLSLNTILIVSPDVIIGASFLILFTMIGVKLGFASVLISHIAFSIPIVVIMVLPKLQEMSSSLIDAATDLGASKRDILTRVIIPYIKPGIFAGFFLALTYSLDDFAVTFFVTGNGFSTLSIEIYSMARAGITLTINALSALIFVVTLGLVLGYYFFNQRAGQSPGTGGAKT; this is encoded by the coding sequence ATGGCAAAACTAAGTAAGCTGGCAAAAATCTATTTGGTTCTCGTCTTTGCCATTCTCTATGCGCCCATTTTCTATTTGATCTTTTATTCATTTAACAGCGGCGGCACCATGTCGAGTTTCGAAGGATTTACTTGGGAACATTACGGCGCTGTCTTCAATGATACACGGCTATTGATCATCTTGATGAATACTGTAATTATTGCTTTGCTGTCTTCTCTTATTTCAACAGCAGTCGGTGTCCTAGGTGCTATTGGTATCGTATTTTTGCGAAACCGCAAAACACGTAAAACGGTTCTATCATTGAACACTATCTTGATTGTCAGTCCGGATGTCATTATCGGTGCGTCGTTTCTTATTTTGTTCACTATGATCGGCGTTAAATTGGGCTTTGCGTCTGTTCTGATTTCACACATCGCTTTTAGTATTCCAATTGTAGTAATTATGGTTTTGCCGAAACTTCAGGAAATGAGCAGTTCATTGATTGATGCTGCAACTGATCTTGGTGCATCCAAACGTGATATTCTGACGCGCGTGATTATTCCGTATATCAAACCGGGAATTTTTGCTGGATTTTTCCTGGCCCTGACTTATTCGCTGGACGATTTCGCTGTGACTTTTTTCGTCACAGGGAATGGATTCTCGACTTTATCCATCGAAATCTACTCAATGGCAAGAGCTGGAATCACATTGACCATCAATGCTCTTTCCGCATTAATATTCGTGGTAACGCTCGGACTGGTCCTCGGCTATTACTTCTTTAATCAACGTGCGGGACAATCCCCTGGGACTGGAGGCGCCAAAACATGA
- a CDS encoding helix-turn-helix domain-containing protein, which produces MEIGTKIKRLRLKNGLTQEELGKRTDLSKGFISQLERDMNSPSIETFFTLLEVLGTTPKDFFADDHDVKIVYSTADHMAHIDEIAGYEIEWLIPTSNEKEMEPVYLTLQVKGQFKSFEPSSAETFIYVLEGQLLLKIGIHHYTAAAGDSIYYEASDHHQLINDFDGVSEMIIVTTQSYL; this is translated from the coding sequence ATGGAGATCGGAACTAAAATCAAACGGCTTCGATTAAAGAACGGATTGACTCAGGAAGAGCTGGGAAAGCGAACGGACTTGAGCAAAGGATTCATATCCCAGCTGGAGCGGGATATGAACTCACCTTCCATTGAAACCTTCTTCACCTTACTGGAAGTGCTAGGCACTACCCCAAAGGATTTTTTCGCCGATGACCACGATGTGAAAATCGTTTATTCTACAGCTGACCATATGGCCCATATTGATGAAATAGCGGGTTATGAGATTGAATGGCTTATTCCTACCTCCAATGAGAAAGAAATGGAGCCTGTCTACCTAACCTTGCAGGTAAAGGGTCAATTTAAGAGCTTCGAACCGTCTTCTGCCGAAACATTCATCTATGTTCTGGAAGGTCAGCTCCTGCTCAAAATTGGCATTCATCACTATACGGCAGCTGCTGGTGACTCCATTTATTACGAAGCTTCCGATCATCATCAGCTGATTAATGATTTTGATGGGGTATCCGAAATGATTATCGTCACGACGCAATCTTATTTATAA
- a CDS encoding vWA domain-containing protein, producing the protein MGAANWGMIWTAIMPLAVILYYFFRKKYKDQYVSSILFWQERMKELQASPYLKKLQHHLLFYLQLAALIFCVIALIEPFSESETLAGNDFIFIVDTSATMLAGSPTHFEKQQAKMKKLASQAGGKPVTIVTTGSSPEVIIRNEQDFERVENAIDQLAVSYENAEIEQTILFADTLATTDSTIIHIFTDHLDRAILANKTGQSYQVHGYSEKLNNVAIRQLGLSETDKDMRGIVQVVNNSEKPMNATVRLSSGSFEKAVEVKLEAAEELLVPFEELPNDKLWQAELEVSDDYAADNTMATYLAPPVNAVVIDSTLHELIASGFRSLALDVSLAESTQLQPNAGLPLVTNQRDLLEATTPILMFGRNDENPFEVTGQIETKPHPLFTYASLDEVYVSQLYPPFEGYETIATIDDHPFIQVSPKGDIVVLTDVQLTDWPLSPSFPLFLWSAMESLSGDAEFLGFFQPNEHRSVSLASPTGEWEIFRDGAYRHSYIEGSGPFVAPNEPGVYQVVGDEKDMTMIVQLPSQEKELSAGSSYAMGQAKAAQDTVRFSFVPFIIGIILLLVLLEWEVYRRGIATR; encoded by the coding sequence ATGGGAGCAGCAAATTGGGGAATGATTTGGACGGCAATTATGCCGCTAGCCGTCATTCTTTATTATTTCTTTAGAAAAAAATACAAAGATCAGTACGTTTCTTCAATCTTATTTTGGCAAGAACGAATGAAAGAGCTGCAAGCATCGCCTTATTTAAAAAAGTTACAGCATCATTTATTGTTTTATCTTCAATTGGCAGCACTTATTTTTTGTGTAATTGCGTTAATCGAGCCTTTTAGCGAATCAGAAACATTAGCTGGTAATGACTTTATTTTTATTGTGGATACGTCAGCAACGATGCTCGCAGGTTCTCCAACGCATTTTGAAAAACAGCAGGCCAAGATGAAGAAATTGGCGTCACAAGCAGGAGGCAAGCCCGTCACAATTGTTACGACCGGTAGTAGCCCAGAGGTCATCATTCGCAACGAGCAAGATTTTGAGCGAGTTGAAAACGCAATTGACCAACTAGCGGTAAGTTATGAAAATGCCGAAATCGAGCAAACGATTTTATTTGCGGATACGCTTGCGACCACTGACTCAACGATTATTCACATTTTCACCGATCATTTAGACCGCGCTATCCTTGCCAATAAAACCGGTCAAAGCTATCAAGTTCATGGCTATTCAGAAAAATTGAACAATGTAGCCATTCGCCAACTGGGTCTTTCGGAAACGGATAAAGACATGCGAGGTATCGTTCAAGTAGTCAATAATAGCGAAAAACCCATGAATGCTACTGTGCGTTTATCATCTGGCAGTTTCGAAAAAGCAGTAGAAGTAAAACTTGAAGCGGCGGAAGAATTGCTCGTTCCGTTTGAAGAGTTGCCAAACGACAAGCTATGGCAAGCAGAGCTAGAAGTGTCGGATGATTATGCCGCGGATAACACAATGGCAACATATTTAGCCCCGCCAGTTAACGCAGTTGTTATTGACTCGACTTTGCATGAATTAATCGCAAGTGGTTTTCGTTCACTCGCTTTAGATGTTAGTTTAGCCGAATCCACTCAATTGCAGCCAAACGCTGGATTGCCCCTAGTTACCAATCAACGTGATTTACTAGAAGCAACGACACCCATTTTAATGTTTGGGAGAAATGATGAAAATCCGTTTGAAGTGACCGGACAAATTGAGACAAAGCCACATCCACTTTTCACATATGCCTCATTGGATGAAGTTTATGTTTCACAACTGTATCCGCCTTTTGAAGGCTATGAAACCATCGCCACAATAGATGACCATCCCTTTATTCAAGTTTCTCCAAAAGGAGATATTGTCGTGCTGACAGATGTTCAATTGACCGACTGGCCGCTTTCTCCTTCTTTTCCTTTGTTTTTATGGAGCGCAATGGAAAGTTTATCAGGCGATGCGGAATTTCTTGGTTTTTTCCAACCGAACGAACATCGATCCGTTTCGTTAGCTTCACCAACAGGAGAATGGGAAATTTTTCGAGACGGTGCTTATCGCCATTCCTATATTGAAGGAAGCGGACCTTTTGTGGCACCTAACGAACCGGGTGTTTACCAAGTAGTGGGTGACGAAAAAGACATGACCATGATTGTACAGCTACCTTCTCAAGAAAAGGAGCTTTCTGCTGGGTCGTCTTATGCAATGGGGCAGGCGAAAGCTGCACAAGATACCGTTCGTTTTTCGTTTGTGCCATTTATTATAGGAATAATCTTACTGTTAGTGCTTCTGGAATGGGAGGTGTACCGTCGTGGAATTGCAACCCGATAA
- a CDS encoding ABC transporter ATP-binding protein: protein MTETSIIRFENVTQTFEGVGNVLNNVSFELEKGKFYTLLGPSGCGKTTILRLIAGFTKPTSGDIYIDGKKVNTVPANQRQVNTVFQDYALFPHLNVFENIAFGLRIKKIKGPKVERRVREALAFVNLQGYEKREIAEMSGGQRQRVAIARAIVNDPEVILLDEPLAALDLKLRTEMQYELRELQQRLGKTFVFVTHDQEEALAMSDEIFVMNAGQIQQSGTPMDIYDEPINRFVADFIGESNIVSGEMTADYQVRFANKDFECVDAGLNPHEQVEIVIRPEDLEITPTGAGKMAVTVDTQLFRGVHFEISTIDEAGNEWLVHSTKKVEVGSHIGLDFSPEAIHVMRLNESEEAFDARLESYGASVNER from the coding sequence ATGACCGAAACATCCATTATACGATTTGAAAATGTCACTCAGACATTTGAAGGTGTTGGCAATGTCTTGAACAACGTCAGCTTCGAACTTGAAAAAGGAAAATTCTACACGCTACTTGGTCCTTCAGGCTGCGGGAAAACGACTATATTGCGCCTGATTGCCGGCTTCACTAAACCAACCAGCGGAGATATTTATATAGATGGCAAAAAAGTGAACACAGTACCGGCCAATCAGCGCCAGGTCAATACGGTATTTCAGGATTATGCACTGTTTCCTCATTTGAATGTCTTTGAAAATATTGCATTCGGGCTACGCATCAAGAAAATCAAAGGCCCTAAAGTCGAGAGGCGTGTAAGAGAAGCCCTGGCTTTCGTCAATCTTCAAGGCTATGAGAAACGCGAGATAGCCGAAATGTCTGGCGGCCAGCGCCAACGCGTCGCAATTGCCAGAGCCATTGTCAACGATCCGGAAGTTATTTTGCTCGACGAGCCGCTTGCTGCCTTGGATTTGAAATTACGGACTGAAATGCAATATGAATTGCGTGAACTGCAACAGCGGCTCGGCAAAACCTTTGTCTTTGTTACGCATGACCAAGAAGAGGCACTTGCGATGTCTGATGAGATTTTCGTCATGAACGCTGGACAAATCCAACAAAGCGGCACTCCTATGGATATTTACGACGAACCAATCAACCGTTTTGTCGCTGACTTTATCGGAGAATCGAATATCGTCAGCGGTGAAATGACTGCGGATTACCAGGTTCGTTTTGCTAATAAGGATTTTGAATGCGTCGATGCCGGATTGAATCCCCATGAACAAGTGGAAATCGTCATCCGTCCGGAAGATCTGGAAATTACGCCTACTGGTGCCGGAAAAATGGCCGTTACGGTTGATACCCAATTGTTCAGAGGTGTCCATTTTGAAATTTCTACAATTGATGAAGCGGGCAATGAGTGGCTGGTCCATTCCACGAAAAAAGTGGAGGTCGGTTCTCACATCGGCTTGGATTTTTCGCCTGAAGCGATTCATGTTATGCGCTTAAACGAATCGGAAGAGGCGTTTGATGCACGTCTAGAGTCCTACGGAGCGTCCGTCAATGAAAGATAA
- a CDS encoding VWA domain-containing protein: MELQPDKPIWLLLLIPALFYFGWFALKHSSASSKMIKAVFVFRTVAVTLLIFALAAPSLFSPVKEEQVIFLMDRSASLEGMQTAMTVAIEEALEAKKDHQSIAVYTFAEDFQSLLPMTNDPQTLPAELTVGNSSHTNIARALELASNSGDTDLATRLVILTDGNETQSSAIESLNRLQSERLQVDIWPVEQIAKNDMAISRFETPSRAFLGESQTFTVAIDSDAESIAKLIFSANDKELDSKEVKVVEGQNVYSYSYPANSEGLQKYEVRLETAKDAYLENNSLFSITEVSGNPEVLVVNGGVPSPIPGLLDTNNLGVTELAADQLPSSLSAVLRYDSIIFDNVSGTSVGEQQMAIIEQAVRQFGVGFMMVGGDQSFGLGGYFKTPIERLLPVEMEVKGKHELPSLGLMIVMDRSGSMMGMKMELAKEAAARSVELLRPDDTLGVIAFDDKPWEILPTAKVADPEKAVDKILSITPGGGTEIYRSLQQAYMELEDLKLQRKHIILLTDGQSATSNDYDALIENGKDNNITLSTVSIGQDADRNLLEQLANTGSGRFYDVTDATTIPAILSRETIMMSRTYIVDKPFYPVVYDSKWNPLFADGVPQLNTYIATTAKSTALVALESEEEDPVLASWNYGLGKTIAFTSGSGAWSGDFQSWSKWPDFWNKTAAELQPTFEEIPFSVARKEQGVYTVEDPTHSSAILTVAAVDEQGNEIPLQTEPVAPGKVEVKIDAEPGLVFFSISNETGAAYKTGLTIPYGDEYQTAEANMSLMTTLAERTGGQVLETLDAAFRDMSYESGSIRSIQLIVLFIAMILFFTDITLRRFGLPAPLVKRKAAKEEDSSPTAIDQLIKAKSKK, translated from the coding sequence GTGGAATTGCAACCCGATAAACCAATCTGGCTGTTGTTACTCATTCCGGCACTGTTTTATTTTGGCTGGTTTGCACTCAAGCATTCTTCAGCTAGCTCTAAAATGATAAAGGCTGTGTTTGTTTTTAGAACCGTGGCTGTCACGTTGTTGATTTTCGCTTTGGCAGCTCCTTCGTTATTCAGTCCTGTAAAAGAAGAGCAGGTTATTTTTCTTATGGACCGTTCTGCGTCTCTTGAAGGAATGCAAACAGCAATGACGGTGGCAATAGAAGAAGCATTAGAAGCCAAAAAAGATCATCAGTCTATCGCGGTCTATACATTTGCGGAGGATTTCCAAAGCTTGTTACCAATGACCAACGATCCGCAAACTTTACCGGCAGAACTAACCGTTGGAAACAGTAGCCACACCAATATCGCCCGGGCGTTAGAACTCGCTTCAAATAGTGGAGATACTGACTTAGCGACGCGACTTGTCATTTTAACGGATGGCAATGAAACACAATCATCTGCTATCGAAAGTTTAAATCGACTACAGTCTGAGCGTCTTCAAGTGGATATATGGCCGGTCGAACAAATCGCTAAAAATGATATGGCGATTAGCCGCTTTGAAACGCCATCACGTGCATTTTTAGGTGAATCGCAAACCTTTACTGTAGCCATTGACTCAGATGCTGAATCAATAGCTAAACTTATTTTTTCTGCCAATGATAAAGAGTTGGATAGTAAAGAGGTCAAAGTCGTAGAAGGTCAAAATGTCTATAGCTATTCGTATCCTGCCAATTCGGAAGGGCTTCAAAAGTATGAAGTCCGTTTAGAAACGGCGAAAGATGCGTACCTTGAAAACAATTCATTGTTTAGCATTACAGAAGTTTCTGGAAACCCAGAAGTGCTAGTCGTGAACGGCGGTGTTCCAAGTCCAATTCCAGGTTTATTGGATACGAATAATTTAGGCGTAACGGAACTAGCTGCTGACCAATTGCCGAGCAGTTTGTCTGCCGTACTTCGTTATGATTCGATTATTTTTGATAATGTCTCTGGAACATCTGTAGGAGAACAACAAATGGCCATTATTGAACAAGCGGTTCGTCAATTTGGTGTTGGGTTTATGATGGTTGGTGGTGATCAAAGCTTTGGTCTAGGCGGATATTTTAAAACGCCAATCGAGCGTTTATTGCCAGTCGAAATGGAAGTTAAAGGCAAGCATGAATTGCCTTCACTCGGCTTGATGATTGTTATGGACCGCTCGGGAAGCATGATGGGCATGAAAATGGAACTAGCGAAAGAAGCAGCTGCTCGTTCTGTTGAACTGTTACGACCCGATGATACATTAGGCGTAATCGCATTTGATGACAAACCGTGGGAAATTTTGCCGACAGCTAAAGTAGCCGATCCGGAAAAAGCAGTAGACAAAATTTTGAGTATTACACCAGGTGGTGGAACTGAAATCTATCGTTCGTTGCAGCAGGCCTATATGGAATTAGAAGATTTAAAACTGCAGCGCAAACATATTATCCTGTTAACAGATGGACAATCCGCGACATCCAATGATTATGATGCGTTAATCGAAAACGGGAAAGACAATAATATTACCTTATCGACCGTCTCCATTGGACAAGATGCAGATCGAAATTTATTAGAGCAACTAGCTAATACAGGTAGCGGGCGATTTTACGACGTCACAGATGCCACGACAATCCCCGCTATTTTATCCCGTGAGACGATTATGATGTCGCGAACTTACATTGTCGATAAGCCGTTTTATCCGGTGGTATACGACAGCAAATGGAATCCTTTATTTGCAGACGGTGTACCACAGCTGAATACCTATATTGCAACCACTGCGAAAAGCACAGCTTTAGTAGCACTTGAAAGTGAAGAAGAAGATCCCGTACTAGCGAGTTGGAATTATGGCCTTGGAAAAACGATTGCCTTTACATCTGGAAGCGGGGCATGGAGCGGAGATTTTCAGAGTTGGTCGAAGTGGCCAGATTTTTGGAATAAAACTGCAGCTGAATTGCAGCCTACGTTTGAAGAAATTCCTTTTTCAGTCGCGCGAAAAGAACAAGGCGTTTACACAGTCGAAGATCCTACTCATAGCTCGGCAATTTTAACGGTTGCGGCAGTGGATGAGCAAGGCAACGAGATTCCGTTGCAGACGGAACCGGTAGCACCTGGGAAAGTAGAAGTGAAAATCGATGCTGAGCCCGGATTAGTATTTTTTAGCATCAGTAACGAAACAGGAGCTGCCTACAAAACAGGCCTGACGATCCCTTATGGTGATGAATATCAAACGGCAGAGGCGAACATGTCTTTAATGACGACACTGGCTGAGCGGACAGGTGGACAGGTCTTAGAGACATTAGACGCAGCATTTCGGGATATGTCTTACGAGAGTGGCAGTATTCGGTCGATTCAACTGATTGTCCTGTTTATCGCAATGATCTTGTTTTTTACAGATATCACGCTTCGTCGTTTCGGACTTCCGGCACCTCTAGTTAAGAGAAAAGCTGCAAAAGAAGAAGATTCTTCGCCTACGGCAATTGATCAATTAATAAAAGCGAAAAGCAAAAAATAA
- a CDS encoding MFS transporter, translated as MAVKSNKFALYVLMFNMFIAMSGIGLIIPIMPAYLDTFGVAGQALGTLIATFAFAQFLFSPLSGQLSDKYGRKKLIIFGLIVFGLSQLAFGLASHLWILYVARFFSGLGAAFLIPPMMAFVADITTYEERGKGMGLLGASMSLGFMIGPGIGGFLAEVSIQFPFYIATAVALIAAFISFAVLPDVAPTIQAADAKSENLLQQMKRSTYTPYFVMLLVMFIFAFGLSNFQSTIALYADKKFGFTPKEIAILITIGGFVGVIVQTFVIDKLFKRFGEMKVILVNLLVSAGAMISILFVSSFWAILMVSAVFFTAASLLRPAINTLISKLAGDEQGFAAGMNNAYMSLGNMIGPALAGILFDINMSYPYILGTAILITCFFIANTWSMRKQQLLATSRS; from the coding sequence ATGGCCGTTAAATCAAATAAGTTTGCACTTTATGTGCTGATGTTCAATATGTTTATTGCCATGAGTGGCATCGGATTAATCATTCCAATCATGCCTGCTTATCTGGATACATTCGGTGTGGCAGGTCAAGCCCTTGGCACATTGATTGCCACTTTTGCTTTTGCCCAATTCCTATTCTCTCCTCTCTCCGGGCAGCTTTCCGATAAATATGGCCGCAAAAAACTAATCATCTTCGGATTGATTGTTTTCGGATTGTCTCAGCTGGCATTCGGACTCGCTTCTCACTTGTGGATACTCTACGTTGCCCGCTTCTTCAGCGGACTGGGCGCGGCTTTCCTGATTCCACCGATGATGGCATTTGTTGCAGACATTACCACATATGAAGAACGCGGAAAAGGTATGGGTCTGCTCGGCGCCTCCATGTCCCTTGGTTTTATGATTGGCCCCGGTATCGGCGGATTTTTAGCGGAAGTCAGCATTCAGTTTCCGTTCTATATTGCCACTGCTGTTGCGCTGATCGCAGCTTTCATTTCTTTTGCAGTACTGCCGGATGTCGCGCCTACGATTCAAGCTGCTGATGCAAAATCTGAAAATCTGCTCCAGCAGATGAAGCGCTCCACCTATACGCCTTACTTTGTCATGCTGTTGGTGATGTTCATTTTCGCTTTCGGTTTGTCCAACTTCCAGTCGACCATCGCTTTGTACGCTGATAAAAAGTTTGGTTTCACACCGAAAGAAATTGCGATTTTAATTACAATCGGCGGCTTTGTCGGAGTAATCGTCCAGACTTTCGTCATCGATAAACTCTTTAAGCGTTTTGGCGAAATGAAAGTTATTCTAGTCAATCTTCTAGTGTCTGCCGGCGCAATGATCAGTATTTTGTTTGTTAGTTCTTTCTGGGCGATTTTAATGGTATCCGCGGTATTTTTCACCGCTGCCTCCCTGCTTCGTCCAGCCATCAATACGCTGATTTCCAAATTGGCGGGGGATGAGCAAGGCTTTGCTGCCGGCATGAACAATGCTTATATGAGTTTAGGCAATATGATTGGTCCTGCACTTGCCGGTATTCTTTTTGATATCAATATGAGCTATCCCTATATTTTAGGAACCGCTATTCTAATCACATGTTTCTTTATCGCCAATACGTGGTCGATGCGAAAGCAGCAGCTTTTGGCTACGAGCCGGAGTTAA